Sequence from the Amaranthus tricolor cultivar Red isolate AtriRed21 chromosome 16, ASM2621246v1, whole genome shotgun sequence genome:
ccctgatgtagtccaactttaaccggaaaaggcTATGTTATCCCCACTAGTATCTGAATGTTAGTCGAAAatctgtcatacatatcccgtatagcctcaatgtacactgaagagatacctctagccttgaggctatcctagatgacacgtcgtggtatTCTATCATACGCTTtgtccaagtcaatgaacaccatatgcagatccttctttcgctccctatatttctccatcagtctcctcaaaacatgaattgcctcaatggttgacctttctggcataaaatcaaattggttctctctaatcaccgtttcttgtctaattctcctctctatcactctttcccccaatttcattgtgtggcttagaagtttgatacctctatagttcccATATACCTTATGTatcctcaaaataatattaaacaaagGTATTAGTGTGCCActcctccattcttctggcatcttatgtgtcctcaaaataatattaaagaggttagtcagccaacAAATGCCGTTTTCTCCaaaacccctccacacctcgatcgggatgttatctggcccgactgcctttgttctccccatctttttgagagcttctcctacttcttCTGTGGTAATATCACTCGTTGAACTGTATTCCAGTGGTCTTTGGACGTCAGAAAATTGATTATCCGCCTCCTTTGGCCCCCTAGACTCATTGAGTAGCTGAGAGAAATACTGGAGCCATCTGTttttgatgtcctcttgtctcAAAAGAACTCGTCCTtcctcatccttgatgtatttcactgcctcTAATTCTTGCCGCTGCCTAGACCTAGTccttgccaacttaaaaatcttcttctccccctctttggtatcaagcttccGATACAAGTCCTCATATCCACGGTTTTTTTGCCTCCGTTACCGCTTTCTTTGCCGCCCGCTTTACTTCTTTATAGCTCACTCTCTTTTCTATCCTATCCTCCACTTCCGTGCATGCCATAAGTtccttaaatctcttgtttttatcctttatcttcttttccacctcatcgttccaccaccacgactctttgaacacttttggtttaccCGACGACACCCTTAAGGtttcttttgccacttttctaatggtttttgGCATGTTCACCCATATTTCATTCGCATCCTCTGACTGACTTGGGAGGCCCGAAAAACTTATCTTGCTTGACAGGGTTGTGACCATATCCCCTTTGAGTCTCCCCCACATGATCTTTCCCCTGGACTCGACCTTCTTCTCTACGATTTTCTTCCTCTTTCTGAAAACCAGTACTAAAAGCCTGTGTTGAGTGGGCATCTCTGTACCCAACACCACCTTACAATTCAAGCATGAGGCCCGATCTCCTTTGTACACTAAGAAATAGTCAACTTGGGTTGCGTGCCCGCCGCTCTTATATGTGGTCAAATGCTCATCTTTTTTCTAAAGATCAAGTTTGTTATAACCAATTCTTTTGCTAGCGCAAACTCCAGCAAATTCTCCCCAATCTCATTCCTTGCCCCCAAACCAAACCCTCCATGTACCGAGTCATAGTTGCCTGCATCTCTACCTATATGTTCGTTAAAGTCTCCTTTTAAGAAAACTTTTTCATCTTCCGGGATAGTTCTCATGAGGTCTCCTAGGTTATCCCAGAACTCGCATTTCACCTGCTCATCGAGCCCAACTTGGGGTAGGTACGCACTGACAATGGATATGATCTCTTCCCCCACTACTATCCTAACTAGCATAATCCTGTCAATACACCTCCTTACTTCAACCAGTTGCTTTAAGATATCAATAAACACTAGGATGCCGACCCCATTACGTCTGCCGTCCAAACCTGCATACCACAACTTATATACCTTTATACCTTTTGTCTTTTTCCCCTTCCACCTAGTCTCTTGAACACATGCTACATGAATCTTGTATTTAGAAAGCTCATTGGCCAACTCCAACGACTTGGCTTCTAGGGTACCTATGTTCCAAGTCCCCACTCTTAGTTCTAGATCCTGCTTACGTTGCCCCTTGACCCCCTCTCCTAGGACCTGACAGGTGACCCTAATTGCTTCCTAACTCTATATACAGCTACTACGGACTAGGGTAAAAGGTTACAATCAGATCACTAACAAAgattaacacaaaaaaaaagataaaaaatccTAAATTCCAAATTGGTGATTATCCCTTCTTTTAACAAAACATAATTTACCCAAAATCGAATCAGAATTGCAATCTGGGTTCACTCTtctaacaaaacaaaaattgcaaaaaacgtaaataaaaaatgcaTCAGAAAAAAACTTACTATATAGGATATAAATTACAAAGGAAAATGACCCTAATATGCTATTTTGCCCAGGGCCCCAAAATATTTAGGGTCGACCCTGTTGGTGTCTTAATAAGAGAATATTttgtacaaaaataaaaacattattatatattgtctatactatatactatagtGTGTTGTAAGACCCCGGCCAATCGGACCGCCAGTGATTACTCACGGAGATTATaaactggccccacaaaccagaACAAGTCTTTTCACGCACTTTGACTTCACTCGTGCACACCCAGGAAACCTTTCAAAAGTTCACCTATTCTAAGATTActcccaccaagcacgcttaattgtggagttcttagcaaatgatcTTCCATTaaaaagatgcaccttgttgatatgagtagtcagTCAATCATTTTTACAGCTAAATTTGAGGTATCACACTCACCCCACTTAGGAATACAATGTCCTAGTTGGACCGTAGTTTTAGGATCTTTTTCCATGTTAGGTGCACTATACACACAATCAACCACGATCGCAGGGTTTCACTGATACTATTAGTAAGATTCCGGTCCATTAGACCGctagtgactactcatggagactgtagactggccccacaaaccaacacaagtcttttcagcgcACTTTGCCCTCACTCATGAGCACCTAGGAAAATTTCCCATGAGGTCACCGATCCAAAAATTGCTCCTCACTGAGCATGCTTAAATGTGAAATTCTTAGTAAATAGGCTTCCATAAAAACACGATGCactttgttgatatgagtaTTCTTTCAAAACATTTTTAAAACTAATCTGAGGCATCACATGTGTTATTTCAATATACATATATGATGGAAATATATGTTTATTATGgaaatatatgtttatttttatcattaggAAATATCTTGCTTAATagttaaatgaaaataaaatatatgctCAGTACTTGAATATTTGTCTTGTAAATCTTAGGATTTTCAATGGAAAATAAACTTGGTTGGGCAATGCAAGAGCAACTTTGGGGGTTTGTTGGGTGGTCAATTGCACATTGTCCCCAAAACTAAAATGccttatacattaaaaaaaaaattaccttactATAATGCTGTTAGAAGGTATAGTAGATGGTTCGAATTTTACTTGGTGTATCAATTCAATAGTAGTAGGATcaaatattattgatttttttttttctcatttttttaacacttttcaaaacaacTCTTTAATATCAAAACTTCTTCTCTTACATCATTTAATTTGCATCCGTTCaataaacatcaataatcaacaacttaaatttaaaaaataattaacatcaattcttaattttttaatgcttttgtaacaaattgttctttcttaaattaaggtttaatataataaaatataaataatactaaaGTCTATTAATTTTTTGAGTAGTTATTATCACAGAAAAACagtattatcaaaaaaataaaacttaaaacattaaaatataattttatatattacatgttactttaatacataattataattattacatACCCAATATATAATTTACATACATCCTAAAACCTAATATTACATAGACGATACAATAGCTTTTTAACCTCATGCAAAATTACCTCCAACATCTGCTCCCATAATAAGGGAACAATCGATGGGAATTTGTCAGCTAATAACTGAGTATAAAAACTTGCCAgcaattatacaagtatagaagcattgcaataagtaatagtcaaaaataaatgcatcacaataaataatatgcaaggtgtTTTATATAGTATATGGATTCATTTTTATGCTAAACTCATCATTAAACATTGCTCGTTgactaatattatattttagtcTTCAGTTCATTCTGACACTTTATTGAGCGTcataaacttaaatatatatcatatacattTCAAAATATTCCAACTTATAAATGTTTCTTCATTTATtcctctcttttcttttttttgaatttctgaTCCATCTACTTGAGTACAAGAGCATTATTTATTAACACTTAataaatgaatgcaacacataccATCTTTGTGtgatatgtaagggcctgttagtaGGGGTGTGCATAAAAACCCGATCAGGATTATCCGGTATCTGGTTTTTAAAATCGAATAATTTTGGAATTAAAATATTTTGGAATTCGGATATCCGGTTATAAAACCTGATACCGGATCCGAAACTGAATCACAAAATTTTGGAATCCGTATATTCGGTATAtgatttctatttattttttttttactattttaatagataaaataatgataacatCTGTTAAGCTAATCTTGTCTTGAATCTTAATATAAATGTTCTCAtacatattttatcttttttaattgttCTTACTCAAACGAATGAGAAATAAAGTTCAAATAAATTTTCGAATTACTTGAAAGATCAATTTAGTTGCAATTGCTTCTAATAGTAATCTAATTGCTGTAGTTTCATGAGAATTATGTACATAgaaataaaattgttattgcaaataaacaacaatgaacatacaaaataaaaatgaaattaaacaaaaattaaacaacaatgaatCAATGTTGCCCGAAAATGGGTAAAGTGATCCCAATCAGTGACCGATTTTAACATTAAACGCAAGTACTCGTATAATTAAGTTGTATTAATATAGTATTTTTATGATATCAATTGTATCAACATAATATTAGTCTGGTTGATTAGTATAGTAATAgtcttatatataatatattttcgtATTAATATAGTATTCGTGGTATTTGTGTACATTAaggttgtattagtatatatagtGTCTctcatattaatataaaatttttcatattaataTAATGTTCTTGTATTATAAATTGAATTAATAaagtattagttgtattaatatTCTAAACTAATATGACTCTTTTGGTAGCAAATATATGTGCAACTTAatttaaataagaagtgcaaatAATTTATCGAGTCATTATACATTAGTTgattatcatttaaaattacaaaactatAAATTAGAATAAGGGGCTTTGAAATCAACTAACAATCAAAATTAAAACTATTTGACATTTATGGTTAAAATAGTTTGTCATCATATGTTGCATTTAATTGAGTATAAAGAGTTTATAATGGATAAATAAGCTAAACATTGTCAAAACCATCAATTTACATATTTTCTATGACTTAGATTTAATCGGTGGTAACGAATTTTAATCAACATTTTCCAAATAAAATAACACTTAATGAACTATATAGTTATGTCCAAAGAACCCcagcatatagtgtattttttgaatttaaacaaaaaatacacTATATATTGCGGTTCccaccgcagcatataatgtatttttgtgcTACGGTTTTAAACCGCATCATTTAAAATAAGTCATCTACTGCTATTACTAATATTTTGGGtcaaaactgcagcatatagtgGTCAAAAAAATGCagcatttaaggtttttttgcaACTAGTGATCTTAACACcgatgaagaaatttattttttaaaaattatgatgttaGATCgttaaattataagaaaaattaatgaaagatggtacataaaaaaaattttaaaacattaagAACAAATTTGCAGAATCGAATTGTCAAATCGTAGGATCGtggaatcgtgttatgattctacctctacaaattttattttaattagaatcgtaTGATTTTACCATACGTATAATAAAATCGTAGAATCATATATCAGAAttgtgattttaataaccatggtaatgttaataataatctTCACATATGTACTCTTTTTTAGTCATTAGTGATTAAAAGTTTGCATCGTTTTTAAGtaatgattattataatttattttttcgaaTGAGAATAATGAAGTCATGAAAAGAAATAAGTTTTTTGGTGGAGAGATTTCTTTTGAGTTATAAGTATCTGAAGTTGTCCCACACTGATATAAAAGGTGCTCATCACTTATCTTATAAAAAGCAatctattatattttttatataggaaaatttaaaatgtattttataatttattaaaaaaataaataaaatagtataagtttcaactttattttaaaagtaagtgtgaaatttcaaaatttgaggtttggggctgttcgcagttagtagaGCTGTTTAAAAGTGACCCGACCAGGAAATCCGATCCGaaatcgaaagtaaaccgatccgaaaatgtgttccttttttaggtttatcgaaccgatattACCCCACTCGAAGCTATACCCGAActggttgacaaccgaaaatgggaaaactgaacccaagctgtaaccgatttttctaaccgacacgtAACTATTAACCGATATTACCCGAACTTAATAGTGACCAACCCGAGTCCTATCCCACCccaatcatgctcaaaaccgaactcgatccggctaaaaccgacttaacccgagcGAAGTTTAGATCGGACtgttgtaaacctgaaccaatttttcacaaaaaagtatgattgactcatattcaatcatcttattagttattctaataaaatcataaatattttaataaaataaattttataaatacatggtttcatatatttaaagttaataatcaatgatcaatgtttatttaactacttttaatcgaattatatgaaaattgatacaactttataattttaatttccagttaaacaagtaaaagtaacaatgtaataatgatcactaattgatttgaattttcactattttgctttaagtaaaggaaccttatcatcaattaaaaaatgactaacaacttaatctgatactgactcgatcaatagtaattagtaattcgcaattcgtaaccgaattctacttgaaaactactcgaacccgatctgcacccggtaaaaccgaatcaattattaaccgatgacaacccgagaccgattgaaactcgacacgaacttcaactgaCACCGAACTAATgataacccgatagctcgaataactgatcttcaaccaaactgtgactaaccgacccgacccgagtatgATCCGTTGCAtcacgcatccgaaatataatCGATCCGGaatacaaccgaatcgaatgacacccatccgaaaccgacccgattacccgaatgaacacctctagcagttagtaactgcaaacagcatGCTCCACAAAAACTAGTTAAAtagctgttcgtagttagtaactgtgaacaactatttgtcttttttgacctgttcgcagttactaacttcAAACAGCCCCAACCCTCAGGTTTGATAATtccacgcttacttttgggataAACTtgaaacttatactattttgttcattttttgataaattgtcttatacatttcaaattttcactctATGGAAGGGACAATTGCTCTTTATTTATCAATGTGGGACAAAATTATCAAAGCATAAAAGGAGAATTGTAAATTCTTGACTTATACACTCttatattcaaaattttaatttaatattattaattataaaatatcttccctcctattcaccacaTGTGTTCTAATtgattttttactaatttttaagTAGTCAAATGGGACCTCATGTGTAAGAGAAACAGTCCAATTTATAGTGGGGTTTAACACATATGTATGAGAGAGAATCcaattatgataaaaaaaaatggtaccataaatagaaatgggacatttGAAATAACTTGACTCAAAATGGAAATAGGATACATGTgctgaataagagggagtattaataTAGTGTAGCCCAAATATAAATGATGGCTTATAATCATGATGAACAAATAGGTAAGATGGTTTtacttctattattttattaaagggGTTATCACTCATTGTTATTGTGGGACAAAGTTATGAAAACACAAATCAGAGGGAAAACATATTCCAGTCTAAATGTAAGGTGAAAAACAATGTTTGTGATCTTATAATTGATGGTGGTGGAAGTGAAACAAATTGTGCGTCGGGATTTAGTAAAGGAGTTGAACCTAGAAACAGAACCTCACCCaaactagggatggcaatgggtcagACTTGGCTCGGACTATCCATCCTCCGACTTTGCTCCAGATAAATCTCGAACtatttttttcagtccacctccactcggagtcggattatgcatacccCTACATTGCtccgactcggactctcggacctccgGCGGAGTTCGGATTATTATCAAGATTTATTATCATGATTTATTCTTATCGATACTAAattaatgattttaaagcacgaaaaaattaatatagatTAGTCTTTAACTACAAcctaacaaagaaaatatgtcTTTCAAAAAAAcctaataagaaaaattagtcctacaattacaataaacaaaataacccTTTTCCTAAAATTACATTAACAAACataaaattacataaatgaTGAAGTCTTCAATTCTTCATGCTCAACATTACAACATCATTAAATCCATCCTTAGTTCCCTAACAAAAGTttataaaaaagtaatataagCATAAATGATGTAGTAagcaaaaacttaattttaaataaatcaaaactaaacatACCCATTATCATTCTTCTTCTATAGCTTCTACATCCTCGTCTTCAAAAATTGGTGCATATTGAAGGGGATTTGCTTTAGCGTCTACGAATTAGAAATAAcaagattaataaataatataattgtataatttcttaattgtacgtactaatgaaaaaaaaattaaataaatttgaattCCATACGCCTCCAACTTTGAAGGCTCATCAAAGCTTCGACAGTCTCAGGAAGAATCCTACTATGATGAGGTCCACTAACTCTACCACTAGTGCTAAAAGCACTCTCAGAAGCGACCAGTTGAAATAGGCACTGCAAGTATGTCTCTAGAAATCTTAGAAAGTGTAGGAAAGTTACTTGATTCCGCATTCCACCATGCCAACaagttgaatttattttcatcCACCACGAGTCTTTCCTCCTCTATACATGGACCTttccatcaagaccttaagtACCTCCTAAAGATCACATTAAGACACTAATAAAGGGAGCTCAAGGTCCCCAAGGAGCATTCTTTAACTACTTTCCCAATTCCCATCCCCTGCTTTAACATAAACCTTTCCCAAGTAGCAATAGCCAAAAACAGTCAAACAATACTCTGGATACACACAATCACATATCTGACAACAAAAGAAGTCAATTCAATATGAAATCTAAACAGTCAAGCACCTCTAAATAGATATCCGTTAACCAAGCAATCAAAACAGCTGTCCTGCCAAGTAAAGATGCAGAAAATTGCTTGTTCACCTCCTACTCTACATCGTATTCACAAGTCACTGCTAGCTAATTCCACATGAATTGCACTcagaaaataatagtaataaaaaaatacaagtaaTCTGATAGTAatctgataattacaacaaagcccaagaaattcaaagaacaacccaTAAATTGAGGGAATCAACaggaaacaagaacaagaaattcaaagaaaaaaaaggcaaaaaaaaaaaaaaactacaacaaagcccaagaaattcaaagaacaacccaTAAATTGAGGGAATCAACaggaaacaagaacaagaaattcaaagaaaaaaaaggcaaaaaaaaaaaaaactacctgtCGTCGGTTCTTTGAGAGGTGGCTAAACGGTTCAACGCTGCAGCGTAGCGGCAGCACCGGTGTGCAGAAGGAGGCTGAAACTCCGGCGTGCAGGGGGCAAATGCTCCGGTGTGCAGGCGGTAATCGCTGCGGTATGGTGTGCGGGAATAGGGTTTGTGAGGTAATCGGGTTTGTGAGGGGAATGTATTCGTGAGTTTCTGAATTGGGAGGGAAATGGGGACGGAATGTGAGGGGTGGGGTTTTGCTTTGAGAgggaaatgaaaaaagaaattattagtataagggTTTTCGCAACGACTTTATTGTAtctgtatatttaaatattttttgcaacaatatatacagttacgaattatttatttcattttaacaactaaattgtttgttgcaaaaaattgggttatacgaaattattttaaggggtggggaagttttttttttttatggcaacgattatttagcaacaacaacggatttcgcaacaacttgtatttttcgcaacgaaaaaaaatatagtcgttgctaaaagttgttgctaaaaacaagttttcttgtagtgtctAAATATATCTCTAATTCATATTTACGTGGCTTTTTATTTGGTTGGCAAGAAACATGCTTTTCCCATAAGCCCTCAACGTCACTTGAATCATCAATTAtcctcttattattattgtttgaattTTATGAGGGTGAAAAAGGAGAAAATTTTTCATTAGCCATCGTTTCATATTCATTAACCAAATCCTTCAAAATCCTTCCAATCCTTTCATTTTCTAATTTAGCAGTATCTTcacaaagaaattcaaaataaaaagacacACATTCAAATTTTCTTCTTGGATCTAATATTGAAGCCAGAGACAACATGTCGTTAACCATTTCCCAATActtatcaaattttaaaatcattacTTTAGCCATGGACTCAATTACTATATTTCCACAACACAACCATCTTCTTAAGTTGAGCCTTATTTCACATAGATTTTGAAAGTAAAGATTGGTAGTAGGATACTTTTTACCGGAAAAAGCCTCAGCTGTTCTACTAAACAACGTCAATTTATCACAAATGTCACTTGCCATTTTCCACTCTTCTTTACTCGGTAACCTAAACTTTTCTTTTCCACTTTTTCCATCCTTGGATTCCAACCTAGTAAATGCATCTTTATATAAAAGAGCAACTTGTAACATATCAGAACATGAATTCCATCTAGTCTTACAATCTAGTTGTAGTTTTTTAGTAGTAGGAATTCTACAATAATGACAAGCATC
This genomic interval carries:
- the LOC130802577 gene encoding uncharacterized protein LOC130802577, with amino-acid sequence MEDHLLRTPQLSVLGGSNLRIGELLKGTLEAKSLELANELSKYKIHVACVQETRWKGKKTKGIKVYKLWYAGLDGRRNGVGILVFIDILKQLVEVRRCIDRIMLVRIVVGEEIISIVSAYLPQVGLDEQVKCEFWDNLGDLMRTIPEDEKVFLKGDFNEHIGRDAGNYDSVHGGFGLGARNEIGENLLEDAHSTQAFSTGFQKEEENRREEGRVQGKDHVGETQRGYGHNPVKQDKFFGPPKSVRGCE